The Candidatus Nitrosotenuis cloacae genome contains a region encoding:
- a CDS encoding pyridoxamine 5'-phosphate oxidase family protein, giving the protein MQLLGRLEIKSRQKIIDFLNEEHVGRIASIDKNGFPQVIPMNFVFANDAIYMHSHPRGEKIENIKQNSRVGFEVDRELEFLPSYFTHPTDASQADTLYISVVIKGTGVIISDNNEKAMALNALMEKYQPEGNYESLTAGMPVVEEVAVIKVVPHEMRGKYKVGQHMDKNARISLAENILRRNSDTARRTLKLMGFEVVENKVKMIEDPQW; this is encoded by the coding sequence GTGCAACTCCTAGGCAGGCTGGAGATAAAATCCAGACAAAAGATCATCGACTTTCTAAATGAGGAACACGTAGGCAGGATCGCATCTATTGACAAGAACGGATTCCCCCAGGTAATACCGATGAACTTTGTCTTTGCGAACGACGCAATCTACATGCACTCGCACCCAAGAGGCGAAAAAATTGAAAACATCAAGCAAAACAGCAGAGTCGGCTTTGAGGTAGACAGGGAACTAGAGTTTTTGCCGTCATATTTTACCCATCCCACGGACGCATCGCAGGCAGACACATTGTACATCAGCGTAGTCATCAAGGGAACAGGCGTCATAATATCTGACAACAACGAAAAGGCCATGGCATTAAACGCACTAATGGAAAAGTACCAGCCGGAAGGAAACTATGAGAGTTTGACAGCAGGCATGCCGGTGGTAGAAGAGGTGGCAGTAATCAAGGTGGTTCCACACGAGATGCGAGGAAAATACAAAGTTGGACAGCACATGGACAAGAACGCAAGAATCAGTCTTGCGGAAAACATCCTCAGGCGCAATTCAGACACAGCGCGAAGAACCCTCAAATTGATGGGCTTCGAGGTAGTTGAAAACAAAGTCAAGATGATCGAAGATCCACAGTGGTAG
- the uvrB gene encoding excinuclease ABC subunit UvrB translates to MLQLHGFQIESEFAPTGDQPEAIAKLVKGVQEGKVQTLLGVTGSGKTFSIANVIARTGKNTLVISHNKTLAAQLYSELKQFFPKNNVGYFVSYYDYYQPESYLPQTDTYIEKDTEINEKIEKMRLEATAMLLSGEPTVIVATVSCIYSLGSPKDWEEMSISITVGASHSRSELIKKIVNARYERNDLEVAPGNFRVKGDTIDIVPAYSEELVRISLFGDEIEKITILDHITLKEKRRLKAIKIFPAKHYLVANDVRQRAVKSIREELKHRLVELNELERQRLEMRTKFDLEMIEEIGYCSGIENYSRHFDGRKPGEKAFCLLDFFGDDFLLVIDESHVTIPQLHGMYGGDHTRKKSLVEYGFRLPSAFDNRPLKFEEFEQYIKNCIFVSATPSEYERKISYQIAEQLVRPTGLVDPLVEVRPTKNQMDDLVSEIGRRARENQRVLVTTLTKRMAEDLAEYLSKKEVRVRYLHSEIEGLQRTELIRQLRLGDFDVLVGINLLREGLDIPEVALVAILDADKEGFLRNYTSLIQTFGRAARNANGSVILYADTITKSMKAAIEETGRRRARQIEYNKKHKITPRTIIKSIPEQVATLDDIKNKTPHDLNNEAIEIEAQMKKYAEDLDFEKAIECRDRLRRVQVELEKKIVR, encoded by the coding sequence CTGTTGCAACTACATGGATTTCAGATAGAGTCAGAGTTTGCGCCTACAGGGGATCAGCCGGAGGCAATTGCAAAGCTTGTCAAAGGAGTACAGGAAGGCAAAGTACAGACGTTGTTAGGTGTGACAGGAAGCGGCAAGACGTTCAGCATTGCGAACGTGATTGCAAGAACTGGAAAAAACACACTGGTCATATCTCACAACAAGACACTGGCAGCTCAGCTGTATTCTGAGCTAAAGCAGTTCTTCCCAAAAAACAACGTTGGGTATTTTGTATCATATTATGACTATTATCAGCCGGAAAGCTACCTGCCGCAGACAGACACATACATAGAAAAAGACACAGAAATCAACGAGAAAATCGAGAAGATGCGACTGGAGGCTACCGCGATGCTGCTTTCAGGAGAGCCCACAGTCATAGTGGCGACGGTCTCGTGCATCTATTCACTTGGCTCCCCAAAGGATTGGGAGGAGATGTCAATATCAATCACAGTCGGCGCCAGCCATTCACGCTCAGAATTAATCAAAAAGATAGTCAACGCAAGGTATGAGAGAAACGACTTGGAGGTGGCGCCTGGGAATTTCCGTGTCAAAGGCGACACCATAGACATAGTTCCGGCATACTCTGAGGAGCTTGTGAGAATCTCGCTGTTCGGAGACGAGATAGAAAAGATAACAATCCTAGATCACATTACGCTAAAAGAAAAAAGAAGACTAAAGGCAATCAAAATATTTCCAGCAAAACACTACCTGGTTGCAAACGATGTAAGGCAGCGGGCCGTCAAGTCGATTCGCGAGGAGTTAAAACACAGACTGGTGGAGCTCAACGAGCTTGAGCGCCAGAGATTGGAGATGCGCACCAAGTTTGACTTGGAGATGATAGAGGAGATCGGGTATTGCTCAGGGATTGAAAATTATTCAAGACATTTTGACGGAAGAAAACCCGGAGAGAAGGCATTTTGTCTTTTGGATTTTTTTGGAGATGACTTTTTGCTAGTCATTGATGAATCACATGTGACAATACCCCAGCTGCACGGAATGTACGGTGGGGACCACACTAGAAAAAAATCCCTGGTGGAGTACGGCTTTAGGTTGCCAAGTGCGTTTGACAACAGGCCACTAAAGTTTGAAGAGTTTGAACAATACATCAAAAACTGCATTTTTGTTTCAGCCACACCGTCAGAGTATGAGAGAAAGATATCCTACCAGATTGCAGAGCAGTTGGTCCGTCCGACGGGACTTGTTGACCCGCTAGTAGAAGTCAGGCCGACAAAAAACCAGATGGATGACTTGGTTTCCGAGATAGGGAGGAGGGCAAGAGAGAATCAACGAGTGCTTGTGACCACCCTGACAAAAAGGATGGCAGAGGACTTGGCAGAATATCTATCAAAAAAAGAGGTGCGTGTCAGGTATCTGCATTCGGAAATTGAAGGACTGCAAAGGACGGAGCTTATCAGGCAGCTCAGACTGGGCGATTTTGATGTCCTAGTAGGCATAAATTTGCTCAGGGAGGGACTGGACATTCCAGAGGTCGCCTTGGTCGCAATACTGGATGCAGACAAGGAGGGATTCCTAAGAAACTACACCAGCCTAATTCAGACATTTGGCAGGGCTGCAAGAAATGCAAACGGGTCAGTCATACTGTACGCAGACACCATCACAAAGTCGATGAAGGCGGCAATCGAGGAAACTGGTAGGAGGAGGGCAAGACAGATAGAATACAACAAAAAGCACAAGATTACACCAAGGACCATCATAAAGTCAATCCCTGAGCAGGTTGCCACACTTGACGACATAAAAAACAAGACACCCCACGATCTGAACAACGAGGCAATAGAGATAGAGGCACAAATGAAAAAATATGCAGAGGATTTAGACTTTGAGAAGGCAATAGAATGCAGAGACAGACTGAGAAGAGTTCAAGTAGAACTGGAGAAGAAAATTGTTCGATAA
- the uvrA gene encoding excinuclease ABC subunit UvrA has translation MFDKLKIRGARHHNLKNLNIDIPKNKIVVISGLSGSGKSTLAFDTIYAEGQRRYVESLSSYARQFLEMMDKPDVDSIEGLSPAISIQQKTTSKNPRSTVGTTTEIYDYLRLLYARIGTPHCPKCNRKISNQSIESICESIFKDFGERQVLVLAPLVQRKKGTYEKLFEQIKKDGYSRARVNGEVVSLEDEIPRLDRQKWHHIEIIVDRLKASKSEKSRLFEAIQTALKAAKGSVLIVAEKDEKMFSQNNACPYCGITIGEIEPRTFSFNSPFGSCKACNGLGIKMEFDADLVIPDKTKSILDGAIVPWNGRFSSFRKQELRAVGKKFNFDLMTPINKMNQDQIKVILHGTDQMINFQYESKTTDSFWKYTNAFEGVLNNLHRVFMETDSESKREWLKRFMRDIPCNECNGKKLKPEALAVQVNGKGISDVCDLSVDECYDFFKNITLTDTEKYIAKDVLKEVIERLEFLKNVGLNYLTLNRQSSTLSGGESQRIRLATQIGSNLTGVLYVLDEPTIGLHQRDNARLIKTLLKLRDLGNTIIVVEHDEEVIRNADWILDLGPGAGVHGGAVVFEGTVKQILNNHKSVTGDYLKNKNLITLTNKTRNQKGKIVIKGASENNLKDITVELPLGYLITVTGVSGSGKSTLVNEVLLKALSNHFYKVSDKPGKHKEIAGTENIDKVIAIDQSPIGRTPRSNPATYIGVFTHIRDLFANTETSKERGYTPGQFSFNVADGRCFACEGDGVKKIEMQFLSDVYVRCDECKGKRYNSETLSVLYKGKSIADVLDMTVEEALQFFENIPSIRRILQTIYDVGLSYIKLGQSSTTLSGGEAQRVKLASELAKRDTGKTLYILDEPTTGLHFADVQKLLDVLNRLVNLGNTVVVIEHNIDVIKNSDWIIDLGPEGGDRGGQVVATGTPSQVAGNPKSYTGHYLKKLVN, from the coding sequence TTGTTCGATAAGCTAAAGATTCGCGGTGCAAGGCACCACAACCTAAAGAATCTGAACATAGACATCCCAAAGAACAAGATAGTGGTAATATCCGGACTGTCGGGCTCTGGCAAATCCACCCTGGCATTTGATACGATATACGCAGAGGGGCAAAGGAGATACGTAGAGTCACTTTCGTCATATGCAAGACAGTTCTTGGAGATGATGGACAAGCCGGATGTCGACTCTATTGAAGGACTCTCACCGGCAATATCAATTCAACAAAAGACGACGTCAAAAAATCCAAGGTCAACAGTCGGGACCACCACTGAAATCTATGATTACCTCAGGCTGCTCTATGCCAGAATAGGAACACCTCACTGTCCCAAGTGCAACAGAAAGATCTCAAACCAGTCAATAGAGTCAATCTGCGAGTCCATATTCAAGGACTTTGGGGAGAGGCAAGTTTTGGTACTAGCGCCGCTTGTGCAGAGAAAAAAGGGCACCTACGAGAAGCTGTTCGAGCAGATAAAAAAGGACGGATATTCAAGGGCGCGCGTAAACGGCGAGGTGGTGAGCCTGGAAGACGAGATTCCAAGGTTGGACAGGCAGAAATGGCACCACATTGAGATCATAGTAGACAGACTAAAGGCGTCAAAATCGGAGAAGAGTAGGCTCTTTGAGGCAATACAGACTGCACTAAAGGCTGCAAAAGGCTCCGTGCTCATAGTTGCAGAAAAAGACGAAAAGATGTTTTCCCAGAACAATGCATGCCCGTACTGCGGAATAACAATTGGCGAGATAGAACCTAGGACATTTTCATTCAATTCCCCGTTTGGATCATGCAAGGCGTGCAACGGCCTTGGGATAAAGATGGAGTTTGACGCAGACTTGGTGATACCAGACAAGACAAAATCAATCCTTGATGGGGCAATAGTCCCATGGAACGGCAGATTTTCATCGTTTAGAAAGCAGGAGCTACGCGCTGTCGGAAAAAAATTCAACTTTGATCTCATGACCCCCATCAACAAGATGAATCAGGATCAGATCAAGGTAATCCTGCACGGCACGGACCAGATGATCAACTTTCAGTACGAATCAAAGACGACTGACTCGTTTTGGAAATATACCAATGCGTTTGAGGGCGTACTCAACAATCTGCACCGGGTGTTCATGGAGACAGATTCAGAATCAAAACGGGAATGGTTGAAACGATTCATGCGAGATATTCCGTGCAACGAGTGCAACGGGAAAAAGCTAAAGCCCGAAGCGCTTGCAGTGCAGGTAAACGGCAAGGGAATCAGTGACGTGTGTGATCTTTCAGTTGACGAGTGCTACGACTTTTTCAAAAACATAACCCTGACCGATACTGAAAAATACATTGCAAAGGACGTCCTAAAAGAAGTAATAGAAAGACTGGAATTCCTCAAGAACGTAGGTCTAAACTATCTGACGCTAAACAGGCAGAGCTCAACGTTGTCTGGTGGAGAGTCACAGAGAATAAGACTTGCCACCCAGATTGGCTCGAACCTGACAGGCGTGTTATATGTGCTGGATGAGCCCACAATAGGCCTGCATCAACGCGACAATGCAAGGCTGATCAAGACTCTTCTGAAATTGAGGGATTTGGGCAACACCATCATAGTAGTAGAGCATGACGAGGAGGTAATAAGAAACGCAGACTGGATACTGGATCTGGGGCCAGGTGCAGGAGTTCACGGCGGCGCAGTTGTATTTGAGGGAACGGTAAAGCAAATTCTAAACAACCACAAGTCAGTGACTGGGGATTATCTTAAGAACAAGAACCTAATCACGCTTACAAACAAGACTCGCAACCAGAAAGGAAAGATCGTAATAAAGGGCGCGTCTGAGAACAACCTCAAGGACATAACAGTGGAGCTCCCACTCGGATATCTAATCACAGTAACAGGGGTATCCGGCTCAGGCAAATCCACACTCGTAAACGAAGTACTCCTAAAAGCACTGTCAAATCACTTTTACAAAGTATCAGACAAGCCAGGAAAGCACAAAGAGATTGCAGGCACCGAAAACATAGACAAGGTAATAGCAATAGACCAGTCACCCATCGGAAGAACACCAAGATCAAATCCTGCCACATACATCGGAGTGTTTACGCACATCAGGGACCTGTTTGCAAATACAGAGACTTCAAAGGAGCGAGGATACACACCCGGCCAGTTTTCATTCAACGTAGCAGATGGGAGATGTTTTGCGTGCGAGGGTGATGGGGTCAAGAAAATAGAAATGCAGTTCCTTTCCGACGTGTACGTCAGGTGCGACGAATGTAAGGGAAAAAGATACAACTCTGAGACGCTATCGGTACTGTACAAAGGAAAAAGCATCGCAGACGTGTTAGACATGACAGTTGAGGAGGCTCTACAATTCTTTGAGAATATACCGTCCATCAGGCGCATTTTGCAGACCATATACGACGTAGGACTTTCATACATCAAGCTGGGCCAGTCGTCGACTACGCTCTCAGGCGGCGAGGCTCAAAGAGTAAAACTTGCATCAGAGCTGGCAAAGAGAGACACTGGAAAGACCCTATACATACTTGATGAGCCCACTACTGGGCTCCATTTTGCAGACGTACAAAAACTCCTTGACGTTCTAAACAGGCTTGTGAATCTTGGCAACACGGTGGTAGTAATAGAGCACAACATAGATGTAATCAAAAACTCGGACTGGATAATCGACTTGGGTCCGGAAGGCGGGGACAGGGGAGGACAGGTTGTTGCGACAGGAACACCGTCGCAGGTGGCAGGCAACCCAAAGAGCTATACTGGTCACTACCTAAAGAAGCTGGTAAATTGA
- the uvrC gene encoding excinuclease ABC subunit UvrC, with protein sequence MTLDIKKITIPDHPGIYLMKDESGKIIYIGKAKNLKNRVRSYFLKNQNYKTQKLVEKIADIEFVLTDNESEAFLLESNMIKQYRPVFNIELKDQQRYTYLRLTDDRFPRLVVARRTRTGKFLGGGKVFGPFTHGSSKILTIGSLRKTFKIRICKRLPKKACLEYHLGNCDAPCEFKEAQSKYDKNISEMESILRGRDLQGYVKKLESDMSQASANLQFEHAREIRDTLQRLNSLNAKQKMESVRGHDEEYFGIKIQDQSALVMNFKKINGVIRDSNRFSFDLVADNSFSNFLFQYYTTNQIPPRILVNEMPENVEIIEELLSRNAGFQVKISIPAHGKRKEMMELILRNIALIQTKGANPALIEMQERIGLPSIPRTIECFDISNHGADYAVGSMSRFIDGRPDKSGYRKFKIRTVSGRDDYAMINEVIKRRYFRLDEEGAKIPDLVLIDGGKGQLNSAVSALQSLGIHLPCISLAKENEEVFVPGKKEPIIIPKNQESLKILQFARDEAHRFGVAYNRSLRMPKS encoded by the coding sequence TTGACGCTGGATATAAAAAAAATTACGATTCCGGATCATCCCGGAATTTATTTGATGAAAGACGAATCAGGGAAGATAATCTACATTGGAAAAGCAAAAAATCTGAAAAATAGAGTCAGGTCATACTTCCTAAAGAATCAGAATTACAAGACGCAGAAACTTGTGGAAAAAATTGCAGACATAGAGTTCGTCTTGACCGACAACGAAAGCGAGGCATTCCTGCTTGAATCGAACATGATAAAACAATACAGACCTGTCTTCAACATAGAGCTAAAAGATCAGCAAAGGTACACGTACCTAAGGCTGACAGACGACAGATTTCCAAGGTTGGTTGTTGCAAGGAGGACTAGGACCGGCAAATTTCTTGGAGGCGGAAAAGTGTTCGGACCGTTCACCCACGGCAGTTCCAAGATTCTGACTATCGGATCACTGCGAAAGACATTCAAGATTCGAATATGTAAGAGACTTCCAAAGAAGGCGTGCTTGGAATACCACCTTGGAAACTGTGATGCACCGTGCGAATTCAAAGAGGCGCAATCCAAATATGATAAGAACATCTCAGAGATGGAATCAATACTCAGAGGGCGAGACCTTCAGGGATACGTCAAAAAACTTGAATCAGACATGAGCCAGGCATCGGCAAACCTTCAGTTCGAGCACGCCCGTGAGATTCGCGACACGCTGCAAAGGCTCAACAGCCTGAATGCCAAGCAAAAGATGGAGAGCGTTCGCGGACACGACGAGGAATATTTTGGAATTAAGATACAGGATCAGTCGGCCCTGGTAATGAATTTCAAAAAGATCAACGGAGTCATACGGGACAGCAACAGATTTTCATTTGACTTGGTTGCAGACAATTCCTTCTCGAATTTTTTGTTCCAGTACTATACAACAAACCAGATCCCGCCGCGCATACTGGTAAACGAGATGCCAGAAAATGTGGAGATTATAGAAGAACTGTTATCAAGGAATGCGGGATTTCAGGTGAAGATATCCATTCCAGCACATGGAAAACGAAAGGAAATGATGGAACTAATCCTAAGGAATATCGCGCTAATCCAGACAAAGGGGGCAAATCCGGCACTAATTGAGATGCAGGAGAGAATAGGACTGCCAAGCATCCCAAGGACAATAGAGTGCTTTGACATATCAAACCACGGCGCAGACTATGCGGTAGGCTCCATGTCCAGATTCATAGACGGCAGGCCTGACAAGTCAGGATATAGAAAATTCAAGATAAGAACGGTGTCAGGACGTGACGATTATGCAATGATCAACGAGGTGATAAAGCGCAGATATTTCAGACTAGACGAGGAAGGTGCCAAGATACCAGATTTGGTGCTAATTGATGGCGGGAAAGGTCAACTGAATTCGGCAGTCTCAGCACTACAAAGTCTCGGAATACATCTTCCATGCATATCACTTGCAAAGGAAAACGAGGAGGTGTTTGTACCAGGTAAAAAAGAACCAATCATAATTCCAAAGAACCAAGAGTCCCTGAAGATACTGCAGTTTGCCAGGGATGAGGCACATAGATTCGGCGTGGCATACAATCGATCGTTACGTATGCCAAAATCATAA
- a CDS encoding Lrp/AsnC family transcriptional regulator: MATAYVLINCELGSEQAVIDQIKSIDGIKEVRGVFGAYDILIKIETPSVEQLREIITWKIRKIDKIRSTLTLMGIEGQG; this comes from the coding sequence ATGGCAACAGCATATGTTTTGATCAACTGTGAGCTAGGATCAGAGCAGGCAGTAATTGATCAGATAAAATCGATTGACGGCATAAAAGAGGTTAGGGGTGTGTTTGGAGCATATGACATCCTAATCAAGATAGAAACACCCTCGGTGGAACAACTGAGAGAGATAATCACGTGGAAGATTCGCAAGATAGACAAGATAAGATCCACTCTCACGCTGATGGGAATAGAAGGTCAGGGATGA
- a CDS encoding Lrp/AsnC ligand binding domain-containing protein, which yields MSTAYFLVNTKIKHEVDVINRIKSILSQTELAHEVQGVFGIYDIVVKISAANDDTLRNVVLEKLRKIDNIESAITMMVNEEQE from the coding sequence TTGTCGACTGCGTACTTTCTGGTCAACACAAAGATAAAGCACGAGGTGGATGTAATCAACAGGATAAAGTCCATCCTAAGCCAGACCGAGCTTGCCCACGAGGTGCAGGGAGTATTTGGCATCTACGACATAGTGGTAAAAATTTCTGCAGCAAATGACGACACGCTGCGCAATGTAGTGTTAGAAAAGCTAAGAAAGATCGACAACATCGAATCTGCCATCACCATGATGGTAAACGAGGAGCAGGAATAG
- a CDS encoding Lrp/AsnC ligand binding domain-containing protein has translation MPSAFVIIHCDPAETYYVIRNLKYIPEVKTADDVFGYYEVVCKVEASTQKELEKIITNSIRKVQHIISTMTLTVIDGQG, from the coding sequence TTGCCTAGTGCATTTGTTATAATACACTGTGATCCGGCGGAGACATACTACGTAATACGGAATCTCAAGTACATTCCAGAGGTAAAGACTGCAGATGACGTCTTTGGGTATTACGAGGTCGTATGTAAAGTGGAGGCATCGACCCAAAAAGAGCTCGAAAAGATAATCACAAACAGCATAAGAAAGGTACAGCACATAATCAGCACGATGACGCTCACAGTCATTGACGGACAAGGATAA
- a CDS encoding SLC13 family permease: MMLDLYSVPALVVFVTVYGVIMVRNVKGIRIPIWATMGIGAIAVLILQIISPEQAYLAINFEVLMFLFGMFILVSGMESSGLLKYVTVRILEYAKTPNRVLLFILLVLGFLSAFLINDTVALVATPIVIGLATQMGIKPTPLLISLAFGITIGSVLTPIGNPQNLLVALGSGMMSPFWNFALYLIAPTLACMATTYLVLVRFYKTSLSAAVMPSTVTTTGMVTDLSLAKTSSLIAVLVIVGFFTVGFVNKIDGLSEINFSHVAFVGGLTLLAASRHRKKIFLEINWKIIAFFAAMFVFMAAMWNGGIIEIFASFFPSAGPSGGIQSLLNILVTSTGLSQVMSNVPFVAVYLPVMHSLGYAGQDTLFWIALASASTLAGNLTILGAASNIIILEAAEKKKEHAFSFWEFFKIGAIVTALNLAILFAFLVAYFTFDV; the protein is encoded by the coding sequence ATGATGCTTGATCTTTACTCAGTTCCTGCACTTGTCGTGTTTGTGACAGTGTATGGTGTCATAATGGTCCGAAATGTGAAAGGGATCAGAATTCCAATATGGGCAACGATGGGTATTGGGGCAATTGCGGTTCTCATTTTGCAGATAATTTCACCTGAGCAGGCGTATCTTGCGATAAACTTTGAAGTGCTCATGTTCCTGTTTGGAATGTTCATCTTAGTCTCTGGAATGGAGTCGTCTGGGCTCTTGAAGTATGTTACAGTAAGGATTCTAGAATATGCCAAGACGCCAAACCGTGTCCTACTCTTCATTTTGTTGGTACTCGGGTTTTTATCCGCATTTCTGATCAACGACACCGTAGCACTAGTCGCAACTCCTATTGTGATTGGCCTTGCTACTCAGATGGGAATAAAACCGACACCTTTGTTGATATCGCTTGCATTTGGGATAACAATTGGGAGCGTTCTGACCCCGATTGGCAATCCTCAGAATCTTCTTGTGGCATTGGGCAGTGGAATGATGTCACCATTTTGGAATTTTGCTTTGTATCTGATTGCCCCCACACTTGCATGCATGGCGACAACGTATCTTGTCTTGGTAAGATTCTACAAGACATCCCTGTCTGCAGCCGTCATGCCGTCTACCGTCACAACAACTGGGATGGTGACGGATCTGTCACTTGCAAAAACATCTTCACTAATTGCGGTGCTCGTAATAGTCGGATTTTTTACAGTAGGGTTTGTAAATAAAATCGATGGACTCTCTGAGATCAACTTTAGCCATGTTGCATTTGTGGGCGGACTTACATTGCTTGCCGCAAGCAGACACCGCAAAAAAATATTTCTGGAAATCAACTGGAAGATAATTGCGTTCTTTGCTGCCATGTTTGTCTTCATGGCAGCCATGTGGAATGGGGGGATAATTGAAATATTTGCATCATTCTTTCCGTCCGCAGGGCCTTCTGGTGGAATCCAATCCCTGCTCAACATACTTGTGACTAGCACCGGGCTGAGCCAAGTCATGAGTAACGTGCCATTTGTTGCGGTATACCTCCCAGTGATGCACAGCCTTGGATATGCTGGGCAGGACACGCTATTTTGGATTGCACTTGCGTCTGCAAGCACACTTGCGGGAAATCTGACCATTCTGGGAGCCGCAAGCAACATCATTATCTTAGAGGCGGCAGAAAAGAAAAAAGAACACGCGTTCTCTTTTTGGGAGTTCTTCAAAATAGGTGCAATCGTGACTGCGTTGAATCTTGCAATTTTATTTGCCTTTTTGGTAGCATATTTCACATTTGACGTGTAA
- a CDS encoding cupredoxin domain-containing protein → MTTVDKFGIAFSIGFTVALVAIAMSFSGMSSAPANTMPTPSPAPTPAPAPVEEPAPVEEPAEVPAPVEEPAPVEEPAEVPVEEPEVEVSEQVMSADVSIPSGSSVPGCEETNECFIPAEVTISVGGTITWTNDDTAAHTVTSGTATDGPDGTFDSSILMAGKTFEHTFDEAGEYDYFCIVHPWMTGQVVVE, encoded by the coding sequence ATGACGACCGTAGACAAATTCGGCATTGCTTTTTCAATAGGATTCACTGTTGCGTTGGTCGCAATCGCCATGTCATTTAGTGGCATGAGCAGCGCACCGGCAAACACAATGCCAACACCGTCTCCAGCACCAACTCCGGCACCGGCCCCGGTAGAAGAGCCAGCTCCAGTCGAGGAACCAGCTGAAGTACCAGCACCCGTAGAAGAGCCAGCTCCAGTCGAGGAACCAGCTGAAGTACCAGTAGAAGAGCCAGAAGTTGAAGTCAGCGAACAAGTAATGTCAGCTGATGTCTCAATTCCAAGCGGCTCATCAGTGCCAGGATGTGAGGAGACTAACGAATGCTTCATTCCAGCTGAGGTAACAATTAGCGTAGGTGGCACAATCACCTGGACAAACGATGATACTGCAGCACACACCGTAACAAGCGGTACTGCAACAGATGGTCCAGACGGCACATTTGATAGCAGCATCCTCATGGCAGGAAAGACGTTTGAGCACACCTTTGATGAAGCAGGCGAATATGATTACTTCTGCATCGTCCACCCGTGGATGACAGGCCAAGTAGTTGTGGAGTAA
- a CDS encoding hemerythrin domain-containing protein translates to MSTEPLRKDHALIEKVLKSMDVTLQLLKSGKQIPESILMPVMDFSKNFTDVCHHGKEEESLFPALEKAGMPRHMGPIAVMLMEHQITKQIAQKMDDAAKEYLASGASDALVSSISEYIEHVAAHLWKENNRLFMMAEMRLQGVADQVAKDLDTVESQKLAQLGKTRQGYEKLVDDLEQDISKMNI, encoded by the coding sequence TTGTCTACTGAACCATTAAGAAAAGATCACGCCTTGATTGAAAAGGTGCTGAAATCAATGGATGTGACGCTCCAGTTGCTCAAATCTGGAAAGCAAATCCCTGAATCAATCCTGATGCCTGTGATGGATTTCTCAAAAAACTTTACTGATGTATGTCACCACGGAAAAGAAGAAGAATCCTTGTTTCCGGCGCTTGAAAAGGCAGGAATGCCTCGTCACATGGGGCCAATCGCAGTCATGTTGATGGAGCATCAGATTACAAAGCAGATTGCCCAGAAAATGGATGATGCTGCAAAAGAATATCTTGCATCTGGTGCCTCTGATGCACTGGTGTCATCGATCTCCGAATATATCGAACATGTTGCCGCTCACTTGTGGAAAGAAAACAACAGGCTCTTCATGATGGCCGAGATGCGTCTTCAGGGAGTGGCAGATCAGGTGGCAAAGGACCTTGACACAGTAGAGTCACAAAAACTGGCGCAGCTTGGCAAGACAAGGCAGGGATATGAGAAGCTAGTTGACGACTTGGAGCAAGACATATCTAAGATGAATATCTAA